One genomic segment of Deinococcus terrestris includes these proteins:
- a CDS encoding GNAT family N-acetyltransferase, producing the protein MPPRPTTPTDAPTLAVHRFPDGADAGERAAYAAWVAGAMERGVYLGFLAEHGGRVVAGAGLTLLEWGPTRGDPQPWRGRIVNVWTDPDFRRRGLARELVTCCMEVARERGVTHLSLGTTEAGRALYEALGFRTSGTEMVRRE; encoded by the coding sequence ATGCCCCCGCGCCCCACCACACCCACCGACGCGCCTACCCTCGCCGTGCACCGCTTTCCCGACGGGGCGGACGCCGGGGAGCGGGCCGCCTATGCCGCGTGGGTGGCGGGAGCGATGGAACGTGGCGTGTACCTGGGCTTCCTGGCCGAGCACGGGGGGCGGGTGGTCGCCGGGGCGGGCCTGACCCTGCTGGAGTGGGGACCGACGCGCGGCGACCCGCAGCCCTGGCGGGGCCGGATCGTGAACGTCTGGACCGATCCCGACTTCCGGCGGCGCGGCCTGGCCCGCGAGCTGGTGACCTGCTGCATGGAAGTCGCTCGGGAACGTGGCGTGACCCACCTCAGCCTGGGGACCACCGAGGCGGGCCGGGCGCTGTACGAGGCATTGGGCTTCCGGACCAGCGGAACGGAAATGGTGCGCCGGGAATGA
- the gatB gene encoding Asp-tRNA(Asn)/Glu-tRNA(Gln) amidotransferase subunit GatB, which produces MYRAVIGLEVHLQLRTRSKLFSACPADYHGADPNTFADPLTLGLPGTLPTLNREAVDLALMFGLALNCDVSGFTQFHRKNYFYPDSPKNFQLSQYDRPVARDGYLDVGTERVRIKRAHLEDDAGKLLHPAYAPYSLLDLNRAGSPLIEMVTEADLTGPEQARAFLESVQAIAQALGVSDATPEEGKMRCDVNLSVHRPGEPWGTKVEVKNLNSFRSVERAIAYETARQTRVLDAGGTVTQDTLGWDEGGGRTFVMRTKEGEADYRYFPEPDLPPLDITPEWIARVRARMPELPAAKRERYLAAGVREADAQTLSHDVALSRFYDAALSGGADPQKLANWLLSDVAGLLAAREMALADSALQPAHLAALVRLIDEGTISGKIAKDLLPDVLDGHDPQRLVQERGLTVVTDTGAIDAAIDAAMQADPATVEKVRAGNAKAMNALFGPVMKATGGQAKPEVVRERLRAKLGL; this is translated from the coding sequence ATGTACCGCGCCGTTATCGGGCTGGAAGTTCACCTGCAACTGCGGACGCGCTCGAAACTGTTCAGCGCTTGCCCGGCCGACTACCACGGGGCGGACCCCAATACCTTCGCGGACCCCCTCACCCTGGGGCTGCCCGGCACCCTGCCCACCCTCAACCGCGAGGCAGTGGACCTCGCGCTGATGTTCGGCCTCGCGCTGAACTGCGACGTGTCGGGCTTCACCCAGTTTCACCGCAAGAATTACTTCTACCCCGACTCGCCGAAGAACTTTCAGCTCTCCCAGTACGACCGCCCCGTGGCGCGGGACGGGTATCTGGACGTGGGGACCGAGCGGGTGCGAATCAAACGCGCCCACCTCGAAGACGACGCGGGCAAGCTGCTGCACCCCGCCTACGCCCCCTACTCCCTGCTCGACCTCAACCGCGCCGGGTCGCCCCTGATCGAGATGGTCACCGAGGCCGACCTGACGGGTCCCGAGCAGGCCCGCGCCTTTCTGGAAAGTGTGCAGGCCATCGCGCAGGCCCTCGGGGTCAGTGACGCGACGCCCGAGGAGGGCAAGATGCGCTGCGACGTGAACCTCAGCGTTCACCGGCCCGGCGAACCGTGGGGCACCAAGGTGGAGGTCAAGAACCTCAACTCCTTCCGCTCGGTCGAGCGGGCCATCGCCTATGAAACGGCGCGGCAGACGCGGGTGCTGGACGCAGGCGGCACGGTGACGCAAGACACCCTGGGCTGGGACGAGGGCGGCGGCCGGACCTTCGTGATGCGGACCAAGGAGGGCGAGGCCGACTACCGCTACTTTCCCGAGCCTGACCTGCCTCCCCTGGACATCACCCCGGAGTGGATCGCGCGGGTGCGGGCGCGGATGCCCGAGCTGCCCGCCGCCAAGCGGGAGCGCTACCTCGCGGCGGGGGTGCGCGAGGCCGACGCGCAGACGCTGAGTCATGACGTGGCCCTCTCACGCTTCTACGACGCGGCGCTTTCGGGGGGGGCCGACCCGCAGAAGCTGGCCAACTGGCTGCTGAGCGACGTGGCCGGGCTGCTGGCGGCGCGGGAAATGGCGCTCGCGGATTCAGCCCTTCAGCCCGCGCACCTCGCGGCGCTCGTGCGCCTGATTGACGAGGGCACCATCAGCGGCAAAATTGCCAAGGACCTGCTGCCCGACGTGCTGGACGGCCACGACCCGCAGCGGCTGGTGCAGGAACGCGGGCTGACCGTGGTGACGGATACGGGGGCCATCGACGCCGCCATCGACGCCGCGATGCAGGCCGACCCCGCCACCGTGGAGAAGGTCCGCGCTGGGAACGCCAAGGCGATGAATGCCCTCTTCGGCCCGGTCATGAAGGCCACCGGGGGCCAGGCCAAGCCCGAAGTGGTCCGCGAGCGGCTGCGGGCCAAGCTGGGACTGTGA
- a CDS encoding carbohydrate kinase family protein — translation MSQPSFSLLRPLVSLGDLAWDVLAKPDTMLLPGGDTTGRLELSGGGSAANLAVWARRAGYPATFVGKVGRDRFGDLAAYELRSEGVSAEVILSDEHPTGVILALIDARGQRAMLTGRAADWELRPEELPGETLRGARHLHLTAWSLFRDPPRAAALAAAALAREGDATLSLDPGSFQMIQQLGRETFLGIIDAVPFDVIFPNADEARALTGEAEPRQALTCLRERYPRALVVLKMDDEGALIEGPEQPRVHIPATTDRPLDATGAGDAFGGAFLAGWLAHGDAPRAARLAVEVGGWVVSRFGARPPADAELGRRLTAHGVTPFGADGVPA, via the coding sequence ATGAGCCAACCCTCCTTTTCCCTGCTCCGCCCGCTGGTGTCGCTGGGTGACCTCGCCTGGGACGTGCTCGCCAAGCCGGACACGATGCTGCTGCCGGGCGGCGACACGACCGGGCGCCTGGAACTCTCCGGCGGCGGCTCGGCCGCGAATCTGGCGGTATGGGCACGCCGGGCCGGATACCCCGCCACCTTTGTGGGTAAGGTGGGCCGCGACCGCTTCGGGGACCTCGCCGCCTACGAGTTGCGCTCGGAAGGCGTCAGCGCCGAGGTCATCCTCTCGGACGAGCACCCCACCGGCGTGATTCTCGCCCTGATCGACGCGCGGGGCCAGCGGGCCATGCTGACCGGGCGGGCCGCCGACTGGGAACTGCGCCCGGAAGAATTGCCGGGGGAGACCCTGCGCGGGGCGCGGCACCTGCACCTCACCGCCTGGAGCCTCTTTCGTGACCCGCCCCGCGCCGCGGCCCTGGCCGCCGCCGCCCTCGCCCGCGAGGGGGACGCCACCCTCAGCCTCGACCCTGGGAGCTTTCAGATGATTCAGCAACTTGGCCGTGAGACCTTCCTCGGGATCATCGACGCGGTCCCCTTCGACGTGATTTTCCCCAACGCCGACGAGGCCCGTGCCCTGACCGGCGAGGCCGAGCCGAGGCAGGCCCTGACCTGCCTGCGGGAGCGCTACCCCCGCGCCCTGGTGGTTCTGAAGATGGACGACGAGGGCGCCCTGATCGAAGGCCCGGAGCAGCCCCGCGTGCATATCCCGGCCACGACGGACCGCCCGCTGGACGCGACCGGAGCCGGCGACGCCTTCGGGGGCGCGTTCCTGGCAGGCTGGCTCGCGCACGGGGACGCCCCCCGCGCCGCCCGCCTCGCCGTGGAGGTGGGCGGCTGGGTCGTCTCGCGCTTCGGTGCCCGGCCCCCCGCCGATGCGGAGCTGGGGCGGCGGCTGACCGCGCACGGCGTGACCCCGTTCGGCGCGGATGGGGTGCCCGCATGA
- the mltG gene encoding endolytic transglycosylase MltG has product MTRLQGGGMALWVKLLLGLVVLLLVAAAGVFVYLRGLTQPAGGNPYTLQVEPGDTLPAVARELQDKGIVKNADALRFVMRQNGTAGSLKEGLYDLKGDMTVYQVAEKLAGPARIPTVNVTVPEGWRIRDIPPVFEKAGFDRAGIEAALNDASLSQYARGEQENLEGFVFPATYEFRVGETPVDAVKEMVERMEQEFTPENVEKAKALGLSVRDWVILGSMVQAEAANNAEMPVIAGVFLNRLRDGIALGSDPTVAYGLGKDLPELDRSAGDFTKDTPYSTYTRQGLPAGPINNPGQPALLSVLNAERKLPDGRDALYFLHAPDGKIYVNHTYAEHLRDNATYR; this is encoded by the coding sequence ATGACCCGGCTTCAGGGGGGCGGGATGGCCCTGTGGGTCAAGCTCCTGCTGGGGCTGGTCGTGCTGCTGCTGGTCGCCGCCGCCGGGGTCTTCGTGTACCTGCGCGGCCTGACCCAGCCTGCCGGGGGGAACCCCTACACCCTGCAAGTCGAGCCCGGCGACACCCTCCCCGCCGTGGCCCGCGAGTTGCAGGACAAGGGCATCGTGAAAAACGCCGACGCCCTCAGATTCGTGATGCGGCAAAACGGCACGGCGGGCAGCCTCAAGGAGGGCCTTTACGACCTGAAGGGCGACATGACCGTCTATCAGGTCGCCGAGAAGCTCGCCGGACCTGCCCGCATCCCCACCGTCAACGTGACCGTGCCCGAAGGCTGGCGTATCCGCGACATTCCCCCCGTCTTCGAGAAGGCGGGTTTTGACCGGGCAGGCATCGAGGCGGCGCTGAACGACGCCTCGCTCAGCCAGTACGCGCGGGGCGAGCAGGAGAACCTCGAAGGCTTCGTCTTCCCGGCGACCTACGAGTTCCGGGTGGGAGAGACGCCTGTGGACGCGGTGAAGGAAATGGTCGAGCGCATGGAGCAGGAATTCACCCCGGAGAACGTGGAGAAGGCGAAGGCGCTGGGCCTCTCAGTGCGCGACTGGGTGATTCTGGGCAGCATGGTGCAGGCCGAGGCCGCCAACAACGCGGAGATGCCGGTCATCGCCGGGGTCTTTCTCAACCGCCTGCGGGACGGCATCGCGCTGGGCAGCGACCCCACCGTGGCCTACGGGCTGGGCAAGGACCTCCCCGAACTCGACCGCTCGGCAGGGGACTTTACCAAGGACACGCCCTACTCGACCTACACGCGTCAGGGCCTGCCCGCTGGCCCCATCAACAACCCCGGCCAGCCCGCCCTGCTGAGCGTCCTGAACGCCGAGCGCAAGCTGCCCGACGGCCGCGACGCCCTGTATTTCCTGCACGCGCCGGACGGGAAGATCTACGTCAACCACACCTACGCCGAGCACCTGCGCGACAACGCGACCTACCGCTGA
- a CDS encoding DUF421 domain-containing protein: protein MSADMVPLDFGRMFLGDFSPLFFLEVALRTVVIFGWLLLLLRLMGKRGLAQLSPLEFAIVIGLGSAAGDPMFYPEVPLAHAMLVIALVVGMQRLLAWLVIKNESVETFIEGVPVELVRDGVMFNAALDRSNLSREDLFERLRVAGVRQLGEVQRVYFEQDGNLSVFLHAQDAPPGLPIVPPWDLETPPSVTQGGRGLLACTHCGAVCPVDGPVPPCPQCGRVAWTHATADPLGGGPQGSGRDGGDHGLGLGGPLGGGPGTAPG, encoded by the coding sequence GTGAGCGCCGACATGGTCCCGCTCGACTTCGGGCGGATGTTCCTGGGCGACTTCTCACCGCTCTTCTTCTTGGAAGTCGCCCTGCGGACGGTCGTGATCTTCGGGTGGCTGCTGCTCCTGCTGCGGCTGATGGGCAAGCGGGGGCTGGCGCAGCTCAGTCCGCTGGAGTTCGCCATCGTGATCGGGCTGGGCTCGGCGGCGGGCGACCCGATGTTCTACCCGGAGGTGCCGCTCGCCCACGCGATGCTGGTGATCGCGCTGGTGGTGGGCATGCAGCGGCTGCTCGCCTGGCTCGTCATCAAGAACGAGAGCGTCGAGACCTTCATCGAGGGCGTCCCGGTCGAGCTTGTCCGCGACGGGGTGATGTTCAACGCGGCGCTCGACCGCTCCAACCTCAGCCGCGAGGACCTCTTCGAGCGCCTGCGGGTCGCCGGGGTGCGGCAGCTCGGGGAGGTACAGCGGGTCTACTTCGAGCAGGACGGCAACCTCAGCGTGTTCCTGCACGCGCAGGATGCCCCGCCGGGCCTGCCCATCGTGCCCCCCTGGGACCTGGAAACGCCCCCCTCGGTCACGCAGGGCGGCCGGGGCCTCCTGGCCTGCACCCACTGCGGCGCGGTGTGCCCGGTGGACGGCCCGGTGCCCCCCTGTCCCCAGTGCGGTCGCGTGGCCTGGACCCACGCGACCGCCGACCCGCTGGGGGGTGGGCCACAGGGGTCCGGCCGCGATGGGGGAGACCACGGCCTGGGCCTGGGTGGCCCGCTGGGGGGCGGCCCCGGCACGGCGCCGGGGTAG
- a CDS encoding 2Fe-2S iron-sulfur cluster-binding protein, producing MTTETVQIRVEGYGEVTARAGERLVLALERGGVDILHRCGGVARCTTCRVSFQEGEPDLMTVAEHDKLTEKGLLGQARLSCQIECAEGMAVTPLQTARSSGLEPGKAPAEQIEPDPEWTTRPGSSTEG from the coding sequence ATGACGACGGAAACGGTGCAGATCAGGGTCGAGGGCTACGGCGAGGTCACGGCGCGGGCAGGCGAGCGGCTGGTGCTGGCACTGGAGCGCGGCGGGGTGGACATCCTGCACCGCTGCGGCGGCGTGGCCCGCTGCACGACCTGCCGGGTGAGCTTTCAGGAGGGAGAGCCGGACCTGATGACGGTGGCCGAGCACGACAAACTGACGGAAAAGGGGCTGCTGGGCCAGGCGCGGCTCTCCTGCCAGATCGAGTGCGCCGAGGGCATGGCCGTGACCCCGCTGCAAACGGCCCGGTCGAGCGGGCTGGAACCCGGCAAGGCCCCCGCCGAGCAGATCGAACCTGACCCCGAGTGGACCACCCGGCCCGGATCGTCCACGGAGGGCTGA
- a CDS encoding alpha/beta fold hydrolase → MTTPELDLRHRHVVTNGVRLHVVEAGPEGGPPVVLLHGFPEFWESWTRQIGPLARAGFRVIVPDLRGYNLSEKPPGVRAYRVSLLQEDVAGLIRALGYERARVVGHDWGGIIAWALALRQPEVVERLVILNAPHPAAYRRVLKKPAQWARSWYVLFFQLPWLPERVLPRFGRWALRGTNPAAYLPEERRRYEEAWARPGAATAMINYYRAMVRLGGLGRGGGSVPSIHLPTLVLWGEKDVALLPELADGLEEWVPGVRVVRLPRASHWVMRDEPLRVNNHLIGFLSGSVS, encoded by the coding sequence ATGACCACTCCCGAGCTTGACCTCCGGCACCGCCACGTCGTCACCAACGGGGTGCGGCTGCATGTCGTGGAGGCTGGGCCGGAGGGGGGGCCACCCGTGGTCCTGCTGCACGGCTTTCCCGAGTTCTGGGAGAGTTGGACCCGGCAGATCGGTCCGCTTGCCCGCGCGGGCTTCCGGGTAATCGTGCCCGACCTGCGCGGCTACAACCTCAGCGAGAAGCCGCCCGGCGTGCGGGCTTACCGGGTGAGCCTCTTGCAGGAGGACGTGGCAGGCCTGATCCGGGCGCTGGGGTATGAGCGGGCGCGCGTGGTCGGGCACGACTGGGGCGGGATTATCGCGTGGGCGCTGGCACTGCGGCAGCCCGAGGTCGTGGAACGGCTGGTCATTCTCAACGCGCCGCACCCCGCCGCCTACCGCCGGGTGTTGAAAAAACCTGCCCAGTGGGCGCGGTCGTGGTACGTGCTGTTCTTCCAGCTCCCCTGGCTACCCGAGCGGGTGCTGCCGCGCTTCGGGCGCTGGGCGCTGCGCGGGACCAACCCGGCGGCCTATCTGCCGGAGGAACGGCGGCGCTACGAGGAAGCGTGGGCGCGGCCTGGGGCGGCCACCGCGATGATCAACTACTACCGGGCGATGGTGCGGCTGGGCGGCCTGGGGCGGGGGGGCGGCTCGGTCCCGTCCATCCACCTGCCCACCCTGGTGCTGTGGGGAGAAAAGGACGTGGCCTTGTTGCCGGAACTCGCCGACGGGCTGGAGGAGTGGGTGCCCGGCGTGCGGGTGGTGCGCCTTCCACGAGCGAGCCACTGGGTCATGCGCGACGAGCCGCTGCGGGTGAACAATCACCTGATCGGGTTCCTGTCCGGCTCAGTGTCTTGA
- a CDS encoding peptidase C39 family protein — protein sequence MRAPLLAALLLAGGAEALTMTHPNSTTALHERAADWQGATLAGVAVRGDALTLAPGKTSGTLTSLPVKVPAFDELVPSWNATTAGGGSMTVEVRTRGAGGTWSRWFSFGTWQRSEGRTSVNGQRDAAGQVLTDTLRLSAKAGAYQYRVTLRGAGTEVRLVGINTSDRARRSAGLGHPGDRTAWGKVVDVPRRSQMLYPDGGEVWCSPTSVSMILAKHGVDVPVPQAAKGTFDRAYGGTGNWAFNAAYAGEQGLRAFVTRLPHLAAAERYTAAGVPLAVSLGWKKGELPGAPLSYSDGHLMVLVGFDAAGNPVLNDPAAPTDAGVRRTYPRVAFERLWLGHSGGLSYVIAPPGQRLP from the coding sequence ATGCGTGCCCCCCTACTCGCGGCGCTGCTCCTCGCGGGCGGCGCGGAGGCCCTGACCATGACCCATCCGAACTCCACCACCGCCCTGCACGAGCGGGCGGCCGACTGGCAGGGGGCCACGCTCGCGGGCGTGGCGGTGCGTGGCGACGCCCTGACCCTGGCGCCGGGCAAGACCTCCGGCACCCTGACCAGCCTCCCCGTGAAGGTGCCCGCCTTCGACGAACTCGTGCCCTCGTGGAACGCGACCACGGCGGGGGGCGGCAGCATGACGGTGGAGGTGCGGACGCGGGGAGCGGGCGGCACCTGGAGCCGCTGGTTTTCCTTCGGGACGTGGCAGCGCTCGGAGGGCCGGACCTCCGTGAACGGGCAGCGCGACGCGGCGGGGCAGGTGCTGACCGACACCCTGCGCCTGAGCGCGAAGGCGGGCGCCTACCAGTACCGGGTTACCCTGCGCGGGGCAGGCACGGAAGTCCGGCTGGTCGGGATCAATACCAGCGACCGCGCCCGCCGCAGCGCGGGCCTGGGGCACCCCGGCGACCGGACGGCCTGGGGGAAGGTCGTGGACGTGCCCCGGCGCTCGCAGATGCTCTACCCGGACGGCGGCGAGGTGTGGTGCAGCCCGACGAGCGTCTCCATGATTCTGGCGAAACACGGGGTGGACGTGCCTGTGCCGCAGGCCGCGAAGGGCACCTTTGACCGGGCCTACGGCGGGACCGGGAACTGGGCCTTCAACGCGGCGTATGCGGGCGAGCAGGGCCTGCGGGCCTTTGTCACCCGGTTGCCCCACCTCGCGGCGGCCGAGCGGTACACGGCGGCGGGGGTGCCACTGGCCGTCAGCCTGGGCTGGAAGAAGGGCGAGTTGCCCGGAGCGCCCCTGAGTTACAGCGACGGGCACCTGATGGTGCTGGTGGGCTTCGACGCGGCGGGCAACCCGGTCCTGAACGACCCGGCGGCCCCCACCGACGCGGGCGTGCGCCGCACCTACCCCCGCGTCGCCTTCGAGCGGCTGTGGCTGGGGCACTCGGGCGGCTTGAGCTACGTGATTGCCCCGCCGGGACAGCGGCTGCCCTAG
- a CDS encoding alpha/beta hydrolase, which yields MAVSVRGQQVTFVPPAGAAALVGDFTDWKKQPALPVVGGQPITLTLPRGAWVEYAWLDAEGKAFPDPDNAQRTLNPWWPYPRAAVVGEYVRHALWQLPDAAQKGTAHRLTWPGEVFPGTRRAIVYTPHGHDPTRPTPVYYVQDGVAFYRTGRLGEVMDRAVEAGRATGAVLVFVEPGDRSAEYYLNDRYLDFLRQEVFPRVEGEYATVSERGLWGASLGGLISLHLGSGHPELFSRVVSHSGAFIARPGATDPDGTINTTTAGEWLRERLETNPPRHLRVSLDTGVMEWLTAPNRRMAASLADLGVEHQYREYPSGHNWVTWRDALPEAFLYMQGT from the coding sequence ATGGCCGTTTCGGTGCGGGGACAACAGGTGACCTTCGTTCCCCCGGCGGGTGCTGCGGCGCTCGTCGGGGATTTCACGGACTGGAAAAAACAGCCCGCCCTCCCGGTCGTGGGGGGGCAGCCCATCACGCTGACCTTGCCGCGCGGGGCGTGGGTGGAATACGCTTGGCTGGACGCGGAGGGCAAAGCCTTTCCTGACCCCGACAACGCGCAGCGGACGCTCAACCCGTGGTGGCCCTACCCCCGCGCCGCCGTGGTCGGGGAGTACGTGCGCCACGCCCTGTGGCAGCTTCCCGACGCGGCCCAGAAGGGCACCGCCCACCGCCTGACCTGGCCCGGCGAGGTGTTTCCCGGCACCCGCCGCGCCATCGTCTACACCCCGCACGGCCACGACCCCACTCGGCCCACGCCCGTCTACTACGTGCAGGACGGGGTGGCCTTCTACCGCACCGGGCGGCTGGGCGAAGTCATGGACCGGGCGGTGGAGGCGGGGCGGGCGACGGGCGCGGTGCTCGTCTTCGTGGAGCCAGGCGACCGCAGCGCGGAGTATTACCTCAACGACCGCTATCTGGATTTCCTGCGGCAGGAGGTGTTTCCCCGTGTGGAAGGCGAATACGCCACCGTCTCCGAACGGGGACTGTGGGGCGCGAGCCTCGGCGGACTGATCTCGCTGCATCTGGGGAGCGGGCACCCGGAGCTGTTCTCGCGGGTGGTCAGCCACTCCGGGGCCTTTATCGCCCGGCCCGGCGCGACCGACCCGGACGGCACCATCAACACGACCACGGCGGGTGAGTGGCTGCGCGAGCGGCTGGAGACGAATCCGCCCCGGCACCTGCGGGTCAGTCTGGACACCGGGGTGATGGAATGGCTCACCGCGCCGAATCGCCGCATGGCCGCCTCGCTCGCCGACCTCGGCGTCGAACACCAGTACCGCGAGTATCCCAGCGGCCACAACTGGGTCACGTGGCGCGACGCGCTGCCCGAGGCGTTCCTGTACATGCAGGGCACGTGA
- a CDS encoding long-chain fatty acid--CoA ligase, producing MQGTMMDVPLTIPFILERARTIYAGREVVSLLVAGRDEAGQPIPHKHRTTYGAVADRALRLGTALQELGLNPGDRVATLAVNSFRHLEAYLGVPSAGYVLHTVNIRLHPEQIAWILNHAEDRVLLIENVFAAMIPALKAACPQLEHIVVLGPLPQAIPGVLDYDTWVMEHAPMGRYPQLAETDAAAMCYTSGTTGNPKGVLYTHRSTVLHSLASAPKDALNVGERDVVLPVVPMFHVNAWGLPYTCAMYGAAQVFGGVFSDGATLARLMQDERVTITAGVPTIWMGLLAELDRAKAAGQPYDLSALERLVVGGSAAPESMIRAFEERHDLSLAHAWGMTETHPLGTASIVPVGIDERSDEGYRLRAKQGQPVPLVFLEIVSEEGEPLPHDGKTMGRLIARGPWIASSYFKGEGESSFFERGGELWFDTGDIATLDERGYMHIQDRAKDLIKSGGEWISSVDLENAIMAHPAVAQCAVIAMDDPKWDERPLAVVTLRGGEQVTHEELRDFLAPKFAKWWLPDATVFAESLPIGATGKFLKRELREQYRGYPHTHETHHTNLAGEGS from the coding sequence ATGCAAGGCACCATGATGGACGTTCCCCTCACCATCCCCTTTATCCTGGAACGCGCCCGCACGATCTACGCGGGGCGCGAGGTCGTCAGCCTGCTGGTCGCCGGGCGCGACGAGGCCGGGCAACCCATCCCCCACAAGCACCGCACAACGTACGGGGCAGTGGCCGACCGGGCGCTGCGGCTGGGCACGGCGCTTCAGGAGCTGGGCCTGAATCCCGGCGACCGGGTGGCGACCCTGGCGGTGAACTCGTTCCGGCACCTGGAAGCGTACCTGGGCGTCCCCAGCGCGGGCTATGTGCTGCACACGGTCAATATCCGGCTGCACCCCGAGCAGATCGCCTGGATTCTCAACCACGCCGAAGACCGGGTGCTCCTGATTGAGAATGTCTTCGCGGCGATGATTCCAGCGCTGAAGGCCGCCTGCCCCCAGCTTGAGCACATCGTCGTGCTGGGGCCGCTGCCGCAGGCCATTCCTGGCGTGCTGGACTACGACACCTGGGTCATGGAGCACGCGCCGATGGGGCGTTACCCGCAGCTCGCGGAGACGGACGCCGCCGCCATGTGCTACACCTCTGGCACGACCGGGAACCCCAAGGGCGTGCTGTACACCCACCGCTCGACGGTGCTGCACTCGCTGGCGAGCGCCCCCAAGGACGCGCTGAACGTGGGCGAGCGCGACGTGGTGCTGCCCGTGGTGCCGATGTTCCACGTCAACGCCTGGGGCCTGCCGTACACCTGCGCGATGTACGGGGCGGCGCAGGTCTTCGGCGGGGTGTTCAGCGACGGGGCGACCCTGGCTCGGCTGATGCAAGACGAGCGCGTGACCATCACGGCGGGGGTGCCCACGATCTGGATGGGCCTGCTGGCCGAACTCGACCGGGCGAAGGCAGCGGGGCAGCCCTACGACCTCTCGGCCCTGGAGCGCCTGGTGGTGGGCGGCTCGGCGGCGCCCGAGAGCATGATCCGCGCCTTCGAGGAGCGGCATGACCTCAGTCTCGCGCACGCCTGGGGCATGACGGAAACGCATCCGCTGGGCACCGCCAGCATCGTGCCCGTCGGCATCGACGAGCGCAGCGACGAGGGCTACCGCCTGCGGGCCAAGCAGGGCCAGCCTGTGCCGCTGGTCTTTCTGGAAATCGTCTCGGAAGAGGGCGAGCCCCTCCCCCACGACGGCAAGACGATGGGCCGCCTGATCGCGCGGGGACCGTGGATCGCCAGCTCGTACTTCAAGGGCGAGGGCGAGAGCAGCTTCTTCGAGCGCGGCGGCGAGCTGTGGTTCGACACCGGGGACATCGCCACCCTCGACGAGCGTGGGTACATGCACATTCAGGACCGGGCCAAGGACCTGATCAAGTCGGGCGGCGAGTGGATCAGCAGCGTGGACCTGGAAAACGCGATCATGGCCCACCCCGCCGTCGCCCAGTGCGCTGTGATCGCCATGGACGACCCCAAGTGGGACGAGCGCCCGCTGGCGGTGGTCACCCTGCGGGGAGGCGAGCAGGTCACCCACGAGGAACTGCGCGACTTCCTGGCCCCGAAGTTCGCCAAGTGGTGGCTCCCCGACGCGACGGTCTTTGCCGAGAGTCTCCCTATCGGCGCGACGGGCAAGTTCCTCAAGCGCGAGTTGCGCGAGCAGTACCGGGGCTATCCCCACACCCACGAGACGCACCACACCAACCTCGCGGGCGAGGGAAGCTAA